The DNA sequence TGCCACTGCTACTGCCACTGCCACTGCCACTGCCACTGCCAATGCTACTGCTACTGCTCTTCCCGAATCACTCTCTTCCCAATGACCCGCGCCGGGTTCCCCGCGACCACGATCCATGGCTCCACATCCCTGGTTACCACCGCGCACGCGCCGACAACGCCCCCCTCGCCGATCGTCACGCCGGGTCCGACAAAAGCCTGGGCGGCAATCCAGACGAAACGGTCAATCCTGATCGGTTGGCAGATCAGGATGTTATCAGGATGCGTGATGTCATGAGAAGCTGTGCAGATGAACGTCCGCTGACTGACGCAGACCTTGTCCCCGATTCGAACGGGGGCCACGGTATAACAGTCAACGTTGTGCGACAAGCAGACATAATTTCCCATTTCCAGATTCCAGGGTGCCCATATTTGACAACTCGGATGAATGACGCAACCCGTGCCCACTCGTGCCCCGAAAAGACGCAAGAGAAAGACGCGCCAGCTGCGTAGGCACCAGAACGGTGTCGTGCGGAAGAAAACGCTCCACACAAGACTCCAGACGAATCTGGCCAACTTATCACGATATGGCAAGCGGTTCATGTAGGGCTTTACAGTCAGCATATGCACACTCCGGCTATTGCAGGCGCCTGAGCAACGGCCAAAAAAAGTACTTAACCACCCTTTCTGCTTGCTTCTGCAACAGGAACCTCCGGTTCATATACAGGGTTGCCGCTTTTGAAAAGCTTCCTGTATCTCGTAGTACGTCAAAAAAGCGCTTCCGAACGGAAGGCTCGGGGGATGATTGTCGCAGCGGCGTATTCCGTTCGCATGCCAACCGGAAATCGTATTGCCCCATAAAGAGCAGGTTGCGCGTCTGTGTTTCACGCAGCAGCTCTCTCCCTTTGGCGGTGTTCTCAAGCACAAGCGACGTGCCTTGGTTGTCATCGTACTGCGGGTGTGAAGCCGCTACACGCCAACAGTCAGCCAACGTTAGATCCCCCGCTCGTTGCGCGGTCGCATAGGGGCACACATAACAGCACGGACGGAGAAAAGCATTAATCGAGTAACCCCAGAAATAGGCGTCAGCCCAAGGAATCCGTCTGGTCGCAACCCCGTTTGCATACGCGATACGGACCCGCGGGAAATTCCAGCCGAGCTTTTTATCGCGAAAGGAGTAATCGACAATCTTGCTCTCCTGTGTGCGCTCCAGTTCGGTCACATAGTTGCGGAAGACTTTTGGTGACGGAACACCGTGACAGACAATATCGCAGGTAATCAGCCGGTCGGTTGCGTGCCAGTGTTCGGCCAGTCGACGCACCGACCCCACTTGGCAGGGCGTTCCCGAGAAAAACACAATCTGACCCGCATGCAACCTCG is a window from the Lentisphaerota bacterium genome containing:
- a CDS encoding putative colanic acid biosynthesis acetyltransferase; translation: MLTVKPYMNRLPYRDKLARFVWSLVWSVFFRTTPFWCLRSWRVFLLRLFGARVGTGCVIHPSCQIWAPWNLEMGNYVCLSHNVDCYTVAPVRIGDKVCVSQRTFICTASHDITHPDNILICQPIRIDRFVWIAAQAFVGPGVTIGEGGVVGACAVVTRDVEPWIVVAGNPARVIGKRVIREEQ